The following DNA comes from Desulfovibrio porci.
GCGGGCCAGCTCGGCCCGGAAGGCCGGGGAATGGTTCATCTGGCGCAGATGGCAGAGCTCGTGCCAGCAGAGATGCTCCAGCAGGGGCACGGGCAGAAGCAGGGCCCGCCAGTTCAGATTGATGCGTCCCGCTGCCGCGCTCGTGTCCCTATTGCCTGTGCCGCCGCTGTCGTTTTCTCCGCCCAGCAGCTTGTCCAGAAAGGCTCTGAATCCGCTGACGCCGCCACGCGGGCGGGCCGGTGCGCCGTGCCCGGCGCGTGAGCAACTGCCCCAGCGGCCGCGCTGATCGCGCACGCTCACCCCGGCCAGGGAAAATCCGGCCCCGGCGGCCAGTTGCAGAAGATGGGGCGGCAGCAGGCGGGCGGCCTGACCCCGGCACCAGCGGCGCAGGGCCAGAGCGCCGAGAGCCGCGTCTTCCGGCGGACCGAACAGGCGCAACCTGCCCGGCGTTTCCAGCAGCAGAAGGCGGCGCGCCCCCCGGCTGACCAGCAGGGAGCGCGTGCAAGCCTGGCTGCGGCGTCGGCCCTCGGCCAGATCGCCGCTCATTTCCACCTGAAATTCCAGGCCCGGCAGGGGCAGAACAATGGCGCGCGGGAGGACGGCCTCAGGCGCGTGGCGTTGGTGCCGCCGC
Coding sequences within:
- a CDS encoding M48 family metallopeptidase translates to MPAKTAAPLPPDAQNPTADFILADGTRLTARVRRSSRARQARLSLAPDGGLLLTVPGRCPPAAVEQALPHFLPWLERAWRRHQRHAPEAVLPRAIVLPLPGLEFQVEMSGDLAEGRRRSQACTRSLLVSRGARRLLLLETPGRLRLFGPPEDAALGALALRRWCRGQAARLLPPHLLQLAAGAGFSLAGVSVRDQRGRWGSCSRAGHGAPARPRGGVSGFRAFLDKLLGGENDSGGTGNRDTSAAAGRINLNWRALLLPVPLLEHLCWHELCHLRQMNHSPAFRAELARFSPHWPDMEKALTRAWRELPWWALPVSDPDGER